From the Argopecten irradians isolate NY chromosome 13, Ai_NY, whole genome shotgun sequence genome, one window contains:
- the LOC138305714 gene encoding uncharacterized PE-PGRS family protein PE_PGRS46-like, whose amino-acid sequence MTVCGVGGTSGDGKLGTIVSVCIGGDDITGDYCGMYVGLGGTTGDDITGDYCGVCGVGGTSGDDITGTIVGVCVGGTSGDDITGDYCGWDDITGTIVAVCGVGGTTGDDITGDYVGVCGVGGTSGDDITGDYCGCMWGWWYIRGRYNGGLLWVYVGWWYIRGRYNGGLLWVYVGWWYNWGRYNGRLLLQYVGLVVHQGDITGTIWVYVGCATSGDDITGDYCGVMWGWWYNRGRYNGGLLCMLCGVGGTSGDGITGTTVGVCGVGGTTGDDITCDYCSVYVGLVVQQGTI is encoded by the exons ATGACGGTATGCGGAGTTGGTGGTACATCAGGGGACGGTAAACTTGGGACTATTGTGTCGGTATGCATCGGAG GGGACGATATAACGGGGGACTATTGTGGGATGTATGTGGGGTTGGGTGGTACAACAGGGGACGATATAACGGGGGACTATTGTGGGGTATGTGGGGTTGGTGGTACATCAGGGGACGATATAACGGGGACTATTGTGGGTGTATGTGTTGGTGGTACATCAGGGGACGATATAACGGGGGACTATTGTGGGT GGGACGATATAACGGGGACTATTGTAGCGGTATGTGGGGTTGGTGGTACAACAGGGGACGATATAACGGGGGACTATGTGGGTGTATGTGGGGTTGGTGGTACATCAGGGGACGATATAACGGGGGACTATTGTGGGTGTATGTGGGGTTGGTGGTACATCAGGGGACGATATAACGGGGGACTATTGTGGGTGTATGTGGGTTGGTGGTACATCAGGGGACGATATAACGGGGGACTATTGTGGGTGTATGTGGGTTGGTGGTACAACTGGGGACGATATAACGGGAGACTATTGTTACAGTATGTGGGGTTGGTGGTACATCAGGGCGATATAACGGGGACTATTTGGGTGTATGTGGGTTGCGCTACATCAGGGGACGATATAACGGGGGACTATTGTGGCGTTATGTGGGGTTGGTGGTACAACAGGGGACGATATAACGGGGGACTATTGTGTATGTTATGTGGGGTTGGTGGTACATCAGGGGACGGTATAACGGGGACTACTGTGGGTGTATGTGGGGTTGGTGGTACAACAGGGGACGATATAACGTGTGACTATTGTAGCGTGTATGTGGGGTTGGTGGTACAACAGGGGACGATATAA